Proteins from a genomic interval of Bradyrhizobium sp. G127:
- a CDS encoding glycosyltransferase family 1 protein, whose product MLWFDVTDLQRWHHSHLTGIQRTAVGVLSELLQLRKDVGLFCYDEAARALQVTTSQSLSEIVRRHLDQAGSDPDSAPAVDSYTPAILGEARTSRSHASLAAALAPVAPLAYATGRLRSRSGRFLRPIIGAEMTDALRDFLRSGFHLLRVIKKKLQSALSRANRIVINAAKKTKIISEGVGVRPIVFQPGDVCLSLSATWGIHRYGETIAENKTKYRFKCVSMIYDLIPTLYPQWLTPGASRVVTLWVRQQIRNADVILTISNFQKQEIAKYIEDERLPSPPVEVVRLGDNPNFYGRKGASNSPPLPRFVPDRKFAICVSTLDIRKNQSVLYQVWRRLAEDLKEECPQLLLIGTPHLYVTDLLYQIRHDRLVNRLIMPLTGITDEELAWYYRHCLFTLYPSVYEGWGLPISESLAVGKYCIAGDRTSLPEAGGDFVDYFDPLDVPACYRLVRRAIDDPDYVKMRETNICENYKPYSWRMTAQSISQIVDECIATDVSAMSMLTLQR is encoded by the coding sequence ATGCTTTGGTTCGACGTTACTGACCTGCAAAGATGGCACCATTCTCACCTGACCGGTATTCAGCGGACCGCTGTGGGCGTTCTGTCAGAACTGTTGCAGTTGCGGAAGGACGTTGGTCTTTTTTGCTATGATGAAGCAGCGCGCGCGCTTCAAGTAACGACGAGTCAATCTCTGTCAGAAATCGTGCGGCGGCATCTCGATCAGGCCGGCAGCGATCCGGATTCTGCCCCCGCTGTTGACAGCTATACGCCAGCGATATTGGGGGAAGCCAGAACGTCCAGATCGCACGCCAGTTTAGCGGCCGCCCTGGCGCCGGTGGCTCCATTGGCGTACGCCACGGGGAGGTTGAGATCCAGGTCTGGCAGGTTTTTGCGGCCCATCATCGGCGCCGAGATGACGGATGCATTGCGAGATTTCTTGCGAAGCGGATTTCATTTGCTTCGAGTTATAAAGAAAAAACTTCAATCGGCTCTTTCAAGGGCAAATCGCATCGTTATCAACGCTGCAAAGAAAACTAAAATCATCTCTGAAGGTGTCGGCGTTCGACCGATCGTATTCCAGCCTGGCGATGTGTGTTTGTCGCTATCGGCCACTTGGGGAATTCATCGCTACGGAGAGACGATTGCCGAGAACAAGACTAAGTATCGTTTCAAATGCGTGAGCATGATCTATGATCTTATTCCGACGCTGTATCCTCAATGGCTGACGCCCGGCGCCTCGCGTGTTGTGACCCTGTGGGTTCGCCAACAGATTCGAAATGCCGATGTGATTTTGACAATTTCAAATTTTCAGAAACAAGAGATAGCGAAGTATATTGAGGATGAAAGGTTGCCATCACCGCCTGTTGAAGTCGTTCGCTTGGGTGATAATCCCAACTTCTACGGCCGAAAGGGTGCCAGCAACTCACCTCCATTGCCCCGCTTTGTTCCGGACAGGAAGTTCGCTATCTGCGTCTCGACACTCGACATCCGCAAAAATCAGAGCGTTCTCTATCAGGTATGGCGACGTCTGGCCGAAGACCTTAAGGAGGAATGCCCGCAACTTCTGTTGATCGGCACGCCTCATTTGTACGTGACCGATTTGCTCTATCAAATTCGGCACGACAGACTGGTCAATCGTCTTATCATGCCACTGACCGGAATTACAGACGAGGAACTGGCATGGTACTACAGGCACTGTCTGTTTACGTTGTACCCTTCGGTCTATGAAGGATGGGGATTGCCGATTTCAGAAAGCCTCGCTGTCGGAAAATATTGCATTGCTGGAGACAGGACCTCTCTTCCGGAGGCGGGAGGGGATTTCGTCGATTATTTCGATCCGCTCGATGTTCCGGCCTGCTACCGGCTCGTCCGCCGCGCAATCGATGATCCCGACTACGTCAAGATGCGCGAGACCAACATCTGCGAGAATTACAAGCCGTATTCTTGGAGGATGACAGCTCAGTCGATTTCTCAAATCGTAGATGAATGTATCGCAACAGACGTCAGCGCGATGTCAATGCTGACGCTACAGAGATGA
- a CDS encoding ABC transporter ATP-binding protein, which produces MMQPQKIGERETILGLDRVSVSFPIYHGGSRSLKKIILSRSSAGRIARDANDRVMIDALRDVSLSLVSGDRLALIGANGAGKTTLLRVMAGIYEPVSGAVRIHGRVSPMFDLGLGIDTDLSGYDNIRIRGLLLGLSSQEIERLLPDIAEFTELGEYLDMPVRTYSSGMTLRLTFAVATCFEPEILLMDEWILAGDAHFMAKAHVRIESFLRKASVLVLASHNLEICRTWCNKGLWMERGRVRALGPVSDVIAAYQGAVT; this is translated from the coding sequence ATGATGCAGCCGCAAAAAATTGGCGAGCGCGAAACGATTCTCGGTCTTGATCGTGTCAGCGTGTCTTTTCCAATCTACCACGGCGGGTCACGTTCGCTGAAGAAGATCATCTTGTCACGCAGTTCTGCGGGACGCATTGCCCGTGATGCCAACGACCGCGTCATGATCGATGCCTTGCGCGACGTGTCTCTCTCGCTCGTCAGCGGAGATCGGCTAGCCCTGATCGGCGCGAATGGCGCAGGAAAAACCACGTTGCTGCGTGTCATGGCCGGTATCTATGAACCTGTCTCGGGAGCCGTCCGGATACATGGCCGCGTCTCGCCGATGTTCGATCTTGGGCTCGGCATTGATACCGACCTGAGCGGTTACGATAACATCCGTATCCGAGGTTTGCTGCTCGGTCTCTCTTCCCAGGAAATCGAACGACTGCTGCCTGACATCGCGGAGTTCACGGAACTTGGCGAATATCTGGATATGCCGGTAAGGACCTATTCATCGGGCATGACATTGCGGCTTACTTTCGCCGTCGCCACCTGCTTTGAACCGGAAATTCTGCTGATGGATGAGTGGATCTTGGCCGGGGATGCGCACTTTATGGCGAAGGCACATGTGCGGATTGAATCGTTCTTGCGGAAGGCGAGCGTTCTTGTGCTGGCGTCGCATAACCTCGAGATCTGCCGCACATGGTGCAATAAGGGACTTTGGATGGAGCGGGGACGAGTACGGGCGCTTGGCCCGGTATCCGATGTAATTGCGGCGTATCAGGGCGCGGTGACTTAA
- a CDS encoding methyltransferase domain-containing protein: MDGRRGVDFTTIPAIGERLYFRSSLCTAQDFRHPDFHRWLGLIKETPRVHRKIWEHVFIARHIEAAGLIQAGRRGLGFGVGREPLPSAFAALGVSVLATDMSPDAATAAGWMETNQHASQLSQLNSKGICPDDEFNRKVSFGVCDMNAIPATFADYDFCWSSCSLEHLGSIKAGLDFIKASVKTLKVGGVAVHTTEYNVSSNDATIDNNPTLVLFRRRDIDGLVEELRSDGHFVAEVCYDVLSEPIDLFVDIPPFTADTHIRLALANFVSTSIGLVIQCGK, from the coding sequence ATGGATGGCCGAAGAGGCGTCGATTTCACGACAATTCCCGCAATCGGGGAGCGGCTCTATTTTCGCTCGTCGCTTTGCACGGCTCAGGACTTCCGCCATCCAGATTTCCATCGTTGGCTCGGCCTGATAAAGGAAACGCCGCGCGTTCACCGTAAGATCTGGGAACATGTGTTCATCGCCAGACATATCGAGGCCGCTGGGCTGATCCAGGCCGGACGCCGAGGGCTTGGCTTCGGCGTAGGTCGGGAGCCACTGCCTTCCGCTTTTGCCGCGCTTGGAGTTTCCGTTCTTGCGACTGATATGTCTCCCGACGCTGCCACGGCCGCGGGCTGGATGGAGACAAACCAACACGCGTCGCAACTCTCCCAATTGAACTCAAAGGGAATTTGTCCAGACGACGAGTTCAATCGCAAGGTTTCATTCGGAGTCTGCGATATGAATGCAATTCCCGCTACCTTCGCAGATTACGACTTCTGCTGGTCTTCATGCAGCCTTGAACACCTGGGATCGATCAAAGCCGGGCTGGACTTTATCAAGGCCTCGGTCAAAACCCTCAAGGTCGGCGGAGTTGCTGTTCATACGACCGAATATAATGTTTCCTCCAATGATGCGACCATCGACAACAATCCGACCCTCGTGCTGTTTCGACGACGCGACATCGACGGCCTCGTGGAGGAACTGCGTTCCGATGGTCATTTCGTTGCGGAGGTCTGCTACGATGTTCTGAGCGAGCCAATCGACCTTTTTGTCGATATTCCTCCATTCACAGCAGATACGCACATCCGCCTGGCTCTCGCTAATTTTGTCTCGACATCGATCGGGCTTGTGATTCAATGCGGAAAATAG
- a CDS encoding DUF6311 domain-containing protein, which translates to MVDPMKSWLGKLMASAGFVVIGVAFAVYVVGVRVLNPFDISWLGGDSATGYLGWKFFRQEEQLSFPLGWASKLGYPLGEPIAYLDSLPLVATIFWPFRHVLPTDFQYIGPWFVLCVVLQFYFGYRISKRLTGGHELSALLGGLLFMTAPPFIWRGLGHFPLASHWLILAAFDFYLSTARRMSRAQMAAGGLLCFVAGGINPYITAMVLLVLFAAYLRWFLAADEESKQGRFASFSRAAFGAGLSFGLAISALLIFGFLRPGESGYAGAGYKIYSMNLLAPIDPWDYPGLLWDRLPISPNQYEGYNYLGLGIILLGLAAVVWRPSIITELFKREAIAGWLIFAASLFFALSLKATAGSTVLYDIPVPDFVLNAFGAFRASGRLFWPAFYLILCCVIGAAYAAFGTGVRTALLLALLVQMFDLRPLHIGVRENWARTSSAAFTDDPIWQEVGRKHRHLIVIPAWQCSKDSKDTPGGFSGYWIFGKLAADHGMTINSFYAGRNTPKQLEYFCETQPAAIARDGLGSDAAYVFNSAAPWLSTQIRGHFCRGLNGVVLCSIVDGQQGNAGNILRSGQ; encoded by the coding sequence GTGGTCGATCCCATGAAATCCTGGTTAGGCAAGCTCATGGCGAGCGCCGGGTTTGTCGTGATCGGCGTGGCGTTTGCCGTTTACGTGGTGGGCGTCAGGGTTCTCAATCCATTCGATATTTCTTGGCTGGGCGGAGATTCGGCGACAGGCTATCTCGGCTGGAAGTTCTTTCGTCAGGAAGAGCAACTGAGTTTTCCGCTGGGCTGGGCGTCCAAGCTCGGTTATCCGCTCGGAGAACCGATTGCATATCTGGACTCGCTGCCCCTCGTGGCGACCATATTCTGGCCTTTTCGCCATGTGCTGCCGACTGACTTTCAGTATATCGGCCCCTGGTTTGTGCTTTGCGTCGTTCTGCAATTCTATTTCGGGTATCGGATTTCAAAGCGGCTCACCGGAGGACATGAATTATCGGCGTTGCTCGGTGGCCTGCTGTTCATGACAGCTCCGCCGTTCATCTGGCGTGGGCTCGGGCATTTCCCGCTTGCGAGTCACTGGCTCATTTTGGCGGCGTTCGATTTCTATCTGTCGACCGCAAGGAGAATGTCACGCGCGCAGATGGCGGCTGGCGGTCTGCTGTGCTTCGTCGCGGGCGGCATCAATCCTTACATCACGGCGATGGTGCTGCTGGTTCTGTTTGCGGCTTATCTGCGCTGGTTCCTCGCGGCGGATGAGGAGTCGAAGCAGGGGAGGTTCGCCAGTTTTTCGCGTGCGGCGTTTGGCGCCGGTCTCTCGTTCGGACTCGCGATATCCGCGCTGTTGATCTTCGGGTTTCTCCGTCCGGGGGAGTCCGGTTACGCCGGGGCCGGATATAAAATCTATTCGATGAATCTGCTGGCACCGATCGATCCATGGGATTATCCGGGCCTTTTGTGGGATCGGCTGCCGATCTCGCCAAATCAGTATGAAGGCTACAACTATCTGGGCCTCGGCATCATCCTGCTGGGTCTGGCGGCGGTGGTGTGGCGCCCATCGATCATCACGGAATTGTTCAAGCGGGAAGCGATTGCAGGCTGGTTGATTTTCGCCGCGTCACTCTTTTTCGCTCTCTCTTTGAAAGCGACCGCCGGCAGCACTGTCCTCTATGACATTCCGGTTCCTGATTTTGTGTTGAATGCGTTCGGAGCCTTTCGCGCCTCCGGCCGGCTTTTCTGGCCGGCGTTTTATCTGATCCTGTGCTGCGTCATCGGCGCAGCGTATGCCGCATTCGGTACCGGCGTGAGGACGGCTTTATTGCTTGCGCTCCTCGTTCAAATGTTCGACCTGCGCCCGCTGCACATTGGAGTTCGTGAAAATTGGGCACGCACGTCTTCAGCGGCATTCACCGATGACCCGATCTGGCAGGAGGTCGGACGGAAGCATCGGCATTTGATCGTCATTCCGGCTTGGCAATGTAGCAAAGACAGCAAGGATACGCCGGGCGGGTTTTCCGGGTACTGGATTTTCGGAAAACTTGCCGCTGATCACGGCATGACAATCAACAGTTTTTATGCGGGGCGCAATACACCGAAACAACTGGAGTATTTCTGCGAAACACAGCCGGCGGCTATTGCAAGGGATGGCCTTGGATCGGACGCTGCTTACGTTTTCAACTCTGCCGCACCGTGGCTTTCAACGCAGATCCGAGGCCATTTCTGCCGCGGTTTGAACGGCGTAGTGTTGTGCTCGATTGTCGACGGCCAGCAAGGCAATGCGGGCAATATTCTGAGGTCCGGCCAATAG
- a CDS encoding glycosyltransferase, with the protein MVARSLLIVTPVFNDWDSFGQLLAEIDRIMPAWNVSVDVIAVDDGSSQRPRIEAAVNSLQNIDGVTVVSLAANMGHQRAIAVGLAHANRMAAHDLCLVMDSDGEDRPEDIATMLNVSAKKPGAIVVAKRAQRSESWRFRAFYKVYKALFRLLTGKAIDFGNFCLIPGDQLGRIAHMAELWNHFAGALVRSRVPLESTDTTRGTRYAGQSTMNFVSLVVHGLSAISVFSDLMFVRLLVGSLIVGALPVLISAVAIALRLTTDLAIPGWTTNVAGFAALAILQILTLLVTSVFVSLSGRSGFPFVPAIHALTYIKDTTCLRRSRKDPVITAMKAAN; encoded by the coding sequence ATGGTGGCCAGATCCCTTTTGATCGTGACTCCGGTCTTCAACGACTGGGATTCATTCGGCCAGTTGTTGGCAGAGATCGACAGGATCATGCCGGCCTGGAACGTGAGCGTCGACGTTATCGCGGTCGACGATGGATCGTCCCAGCGCCCCAGGATCGAGGCGGCAGTCAACTCGCTGCAAAACATCGACGGCGTGACCGTCGTGTCGCTCGCCGCCAATATGGGGCACCAGCGCGCCATTGCAGTTGGATTGGCGCACGCCAACCGCATGGCCGCGCACGATCTCTGCCTTGTCATGGATAGTGATGGAGAAGACAGGCCCGAAGACATCGCCACCATGCTGAATGTGTCGGCCAAGAAGCCCGGCGCTATCGTGGTCGCAAAGCGGGCGCAACGCTCGGAGAGCTGGCGTTTCCGTGCATTCTACAAGGTCTATAAAGCGCTGTTTCGTCTGCTGACCGGCAAGGCCATCGATTTCGGCAATTTCTGCCTGATACCGGGCGACCAGCTTGGGCGAATTGCCCATATGGCAGAGCTGTGGAATCATTTCGCTGGTGCGCTGGTGCGATCCAGAGTCCCGCTGGAAAGCACGGACACGACTCGTGGCACGCGCTACGCCGGGCAATCGACAATGAACTTTGTTTCGCTCGTCGTTCACGGCCTGAGCGCAATCTCGGTGTTCAGCGATCTCATGTTTGTTCGTTTGCTTGTCGGCTCGCTCATTGTCGGCGCATTGCCTGTTCTGATCTCTGCTGTCGCGATCGCATTGCGGCTCACAACGGATCTGGCCATTCCGGGATGGACGACGAACGTCGCGGGCTTCGCTGCGCTGGCGATCCTCCAGATACTTACGCTGCTGGTGACCAGTGTGTTCGTCTCTCTGAGCGGGCGCTCGGGCTTTCCATTCGTGCCTGCCATTCACGCCCTGACTTACATAAAGGATACGACGTGCCTGCGCCGATCGAGGAAGGATCCGGTCATTACAGCTATGAAGGCGGCGAACTAG
- a CDS encoding GDP-mannose 4,6-dehydratase, giving the protein MPLKKVLVTGASGQDGFYLINLLHRQGCVVHAQSRRLPHPSRRQDETCWHVGDPADRDFLDSLVSSVMPDEIYNLAAISRPILSWGLPRETADVNGLVPQDLCELLLRHKPGCRLFQASSSEIFEDGADRIQNEQTPCVPKSPYGVAKLYAHRIIGAYRAQYGLHASTGIMFNHESPRRPLSFVSQKIAYAAAAVSLGLTETSETDERGRPILLDGKMALGDLSVRRDFGFAGDYVEAMRLIVQHRTADDYVIGTGEDHSIEEFCDRAFGLVGRRWTEHVSSDPSLFRRVDSHYTRADTAKIRSILNWQPKVAFDELVAMMVKAQIDFIERRTLSRLQPDASHRRVEN; this is encoded by the coding sequence ATGCCGTTGAAAAAAGTATTGGTGACGGGGGCGTCCGGGCAGGACGGCTTTTACCTGATCAACCTGCTTCATCGGCAGGGATGTGTGGTGCACGCGCAGTCGCGCCGCCTGCCGCATCCAAGCCGTCGTCAGGATGAAACGTGCTGGCACGTCGGAGATCCCGCCGATCGCGATTTTCTCGATTCATTGGTGTCCAGCGTGATGCCGGACGAGATATACAATCTTGCCGCGATCTCTCGACCGATCCTGAGCTGGGGGCTGCCGCGAGAAACAGCAGACGTCAACGGACTTGTTCCGCAGGATCTCTGCGAGTTGTTGCTCAGGCACAAACCGGGTTGCCGTTTGTTTCAGGCTTCGTCTTCCGAGATTTTTGAAGACGGAGCTGATCGCATTCAAAATGAGCAAACGCCGTGCGTGCCAAAATCTCCATACGGCGTCGCCAAACTTTATGCTCATCGCATTATAGGCGCATATCGGGCCCAGTATGGCTTGCATGCGTCGACGGGCATCATGTTCAATCACGAAAGCCCACGGCGTCCGCTTTCCTTCGTTTCGCAAAAAATTGCCTATGCCGCGGCTGCTGTATCCCTGGGTTTGACTGAGACATCTGAAACCGACGAGCGTGGCCGGCCGATCTTGCTTGATGGGAAAATGGCTTTGGGCGATCTAAGCGTTCGGCGAGATTTTGGTTTTGCCGGTGACTACGTTGAGGCGATGCGGCTGATCGTTCAGCATCGTACGGCAGATGACTATGTCATCGGTACGGGCGAGGATCATTCGATTGAAGAGTTTTGCGACCGGGCTTTCGGCTTGGTAGGCCGCAGATGGACGGAGCACGTCAGTTCCGATCCCAGTTTGTTTCGAAGGGTGGACAGTCATTATACCCGCGCCGACACCGCCAAAATCCGTTCGATCTTGAACTGGCAGCCAAAAGTCGCTTTCGACGAGCTTGTTGCCATGATGGTGAAAGCGCAGATTGATTTTATTGAGCGGCGGACATTGTCACGCCTCCAGCCTGATGCCAGTCACCGGCGTGTCGAAAACTAA
- a CDS encoding glycosyltransferase — protein MRILHAYKCYLPEVYGGVPSVIAMLARLPPLGFDTEVLVARVRGWARKYKFEGVEVEAVGSIGMLMSMPLAPTYAFRLVKRAKDFDIIVHHAPFPLIDLAVLLIPKSCSLIIHWHAEVSGRPTLMKFLAPLFRRSLKRADKIIVSDPAIIENSPFLRNFSDKCIVVPYGCDLTHWSELSAAQREIVDRLQEQYPRLVIAIGRLVSYKGYEVFLRAIQDVDAEAIIIGDGPLKADLTGLAAQLGILDRVRFLGVLPPDEVKQYLHAAKVFAFPSVTEAEAFGLVQLEAMAAGKPVVNTDLPTAVPHVARDGMEGFTVPPNDPAAFTLSLRRLLDQPDLAARLGAAGKERAHSEFSQSLFLSRIQAVYNEVFERRRSAR, from the coding sequence ATGCGGATCTTGCACGCCTATAAATGTTATTTGCCGGAAGTTTATGGCGGTGTTCCCTCCGTTATAGCCATGCTGGCCAGGCTTCCGCCCTTGGGATTCGATACCGAGGTCCTAGTTGCCCGTGTGCGCGGTTGGGCGCGCAAGTACAAGTTCGAGGGGGTGGAAGTCGAGGCAGTCGGATCAATTGGAATGTTGATGTCGATGCCTCTGGCGCCGACGTATGCTTTCAGGCTGGTCAAGCGGGCAAAAGATTTCGATATCATCGTTCATCATGCGCCCTTTCCCCTGATAGATCTGGCGGTATTGCTGATCCCGAAGAGTTGCAGCCTCATCATTCATTGGCATGCCGAGGTCAGCGGTCGCCCCACATTGATGAAGTTTCTGGCGCCATTGTTTCGACGCTCGCTGAAACGTGCGGACAAGATTATCGTGTCCGACCCGGCCATTATCGAGAATTCGCCCTTTCTGCGAAACTTCTCAGATAAATGTATTGTGGTCCCATACGGATGTGACCTGACGCACTGGAGTGAACTGAGCGCGGCCCAACGAGAGATCGTCGATAGATTACAGGAACAGTATCCACGACTCGTGATCGCGATCGGCCGGCTGGTCAGCTACAAGGGGTATGAGGTGTTTCTGCGCGCGATCCAGGACGTGGATGCCGAAGCGATTATCATTGGTGACGGGCCACTCAAGGCGGATCTCACCGGCCTCGCCGCACAACTGGGCATCCTGGACCGAGTCAGATTTTTGGGTGTATTGCCACCTGACGAAGTCAAACAATATCTTCACGCAGCAAAAGTGTTCGCATTTCCGTCGGTCACGGAGGCGGAGGCTTTCGGCCTCGTTCAGCTCGAGGCCATGGCTGCGGGCAAGCCGGTCGTCAATACCGATCTTCCTACCGCCGTTCCGCATGTGGCGCGCGATGGCATGGAGGGCTTCACCGTTCCGCCGAATGATCCGGCCGCATTTACGCTGTCGCTTCGCCGGCTGCTCGATCAGCCCGACCTTGCGGCCAGGTTGGGTGCCGCCGGGAAGGAGCGGGCTCATTCGGAGTTCAGTCAGTCATTGTTCCTATCGCGTATTCAAGCGGTTTATAACGAGGTCTTTGAACGTCGCCGTTCAGCTCGGTGA
- a CDS encoding class I SAM-dependent methyltransferase: MPAPIEEGSGHYSYEGGELDVFTLATNWKAYWASRIEPHMGPRVLEVGAGLGATARTLCKRQKRWVALEPDPALAGRMRDEIAAGHLPAICEVRVGKLEDLDASELFDTILYIDVLEHILNDRGELERAAVQLDRGGCIVVIAPAHQYLYTAFDKAIGHFRRYDREMIVALNPSGLNLSRFEYLDSVGFLASLGNRLLLNSASPSSSQIKIWDRFMVPLSRCLDPILQRRFGKSVLAVWSKN; this comes from the coding sequence GTGCCTGCGCCGATCGAGGAAGGATCCGGTCATTACAGCTATGAAGGCGGCGAACTAGATGTCTTCACGCTAGCGACCAACTGGAAGGCCTACTGGGCGTCGCGTATTGAACCGCATATGGGTCCGCGGGTGCTCGAGGTCGGTGCAGGGCTGGGCGCAACGGCGCGGACGCTATGCAAAAGGCAGAAGAGGTGGGTCGCGCTGGAGCCTGATCCGGCACTCGCCGGGCGAATGCGCGATGAAATCGCCGCGGGGCATTTGCCTGCGATCTGTGAAGTGAGGGTCGGAAAGCTCGAAGATCTCGACGCGTCGGAACTCTTCGATACCATTCTCTACATCGACGTTCTGGAGCATATTTTGAACGATCGTGGCGAACTTGAACGCGCCGCTGTGCAACTGGACCGCGGCGGTTGCATCGTCGTCATCGCGCCGGCGCATCAGTATCTGTATACGGCGTTCGATAAGGCGATCGGCCATTTCAGGCGGTACGATCGCGAAATGATCGTTGCATTAAATCCGTCCGGACTGAATCTCTCCAGATTCGAGTATCTCGACAGCGTCGGATTCCTGGCCAGCCTGGGAAATCGCTTGCTGCTGAATTCGGCTTCACCCAGTTCATCGCAGATCAAGATCTGGGACCGGTTCATGGTGCCGTTGTCGCGATGTCTCGATCCGATCTTGCAGCGCCGATTCGGAAAGTCGGTTCTTGCGGTATGGAGCAAGAATTGA
- the gmd gene encoding GDP-mannose 4,6-dehydratase: MKRKTALITGITGQDGAYLAELLLSKGYSVHGIKRRTSLFNTDRIDHLYHDPHDKGYDLTLHHGDLTDSSSLIRIVQEVQPDEIYNLAAQSHVAVSFEEPEYTANSDALGPLRILEAIRILGLEKKTKFYQASTSELYGLVQETPQKESTPFYPRSPYAVAKLYAYWITVNYREAYGLFACNGILFNHESPIRGETFVTRKITRALARIKLGLQEKVYLGNLNALRDWGHARDYVEMQWLMLQQDVPEDYVIATGEQHSVREFLEVAAKEIGIAIRWEGNGVDEKGYDIATGRCIVEVDPRYFRPAEVETLLGDPAKAYRKLGWSPKTSFVELVTEMMVEDMKVAQRDELVKQHGFKHFNYNE, from the coding sequence ATGAAGCGAAAAACTGCACTCATTACCGGCATAACCGGGCAGGACGGGGCGTATCTCGCTGAACTGTTGTTGTCCAAAGGATATTCGGTTCACGGCATCAAGCGGCGTACCTCGCTCTTCAACACTGACCGCATCGATCATCTCTATCACGATCCGCACGACAAGGGTTACGACCTGACGCTGCACCATGGCGATCTGACCGACTCATCGAGTCTCATTCGCATCGTGCAGGAAGTTCAGCCGGACGAGATCTACAATCTCGCGGCTCAAAGTCACGTCGCGGTTTCTTTTGAGGAGCCCGAGTACACAGCTAATTCCGACGCATTGGGTCCGCTGCGCATACTCGAAGCGATCCGTATTCTCGGACTTGAGAAGAAAACCAAATTTTATCAGGCCTCGACTTCAGAGCTTTATGGCCTTGTGCAAGAGACTCCCCAGAAGGAGAGCACGCCCTTCTACCCTCGATCACCTTATGCGGTTGCAAAACTGTACGCATACTGGATCACGGTGAATTACCGCGAAGCCTATGGTCTGTTTGCGTGCAACGGAATTCTTTTCAATCATGAATCGCCGATCCGCGGTGAGACGTTCGTAACGAGAAAGATCACGCGAGCCTTGGCTCGCATCAAGCTCGGCCTTCAGGAGAAGGTCTATCTGGGAAATCTGAATGCCCTCCGCGACTGGGGGCATGCGCGTGACTATGTCGAAATGCAATGGCTGATGCTGCAGCAGGACGTGCCGGAAGATTATGTTATCGCCACCGGCGAACAGCACTCGGTGCGCGAGTTCCTTGAAGTCGCAGCGAAGGAAATAGGCATCGCCATCCGGTGGGAAGGGAACGGCGTCGACGAAAAGGGATACGATATCGCCACCGGCCGGTGTATTGTTGAGGTCGATCCGCGATACTTCCGGCCGGCGGAGGTGGAGACTTTGTTGGGCGATCCGGCAAAGGCTTACCGCAAGCTGGGATGGTCGCCAAAGACGTCTTTCGTCGAACTGGTGACGGAGATGATGGTTGAGGATATGAAAGTCGCGCAGCGCGATGAACTCGTGAAGCAGCACGGCTTCAAGCATTTCAATTATAACGAATGA
- a CDS encoding ABC transporter permease, giving the protein MASQDVVDGLSLWRLWGALGWNDILQRYRRSLLGPLWLTASMAIMVVSLGLIYSRIFKTEIGDFMPFLCVGLLLWNYIAAVLSEAGALFTGAESYIKQIRLPYSVYVLRFMWSKIIIFAHNFAIYFGILLYFQIWPGSVALFAIPGFLLITLNGALAGMYLGMMSARFRDIPQIIGSVIQIVFFITPIMWKPELLGQNSGLIIFNPFFHLVEIVRAPLLGYMASPLNYAAVGLITIVNGLLAAGFFIRFRARISYWI; this is encoded by the coding sequence ATGGCATCGCAGGATGTTGTCGACGGGCTCTCGTTGTGGAGGCTATGGGGCGCGCTTGGATGGAATGATATTCTGCAGCGCTATCGGCGCTCGCTGCTGGGGCCGCTCTGGTTGACTGCGAGCATGGCTATCATGGTCGTGTCGCTCGGATTGATTTATTCAAGGATATTCAAAACGGAAATCGGCGACTTCATGCCGTTTCTCTGTGTCGGGCTTTTGCTTTGGAACTATATCGCTGCTGTTCTATCGGAAGCTGGCGCACTTTTTACCGGGGCGGAATCCTACATCAAGCAGATTCGTTTGCCGTATTCGGTTTACGTCTTGCGATTCATGTGGAGCAAAATCATCATCTTTGCCCACAATTTCGCAATCTACTTTGGCATTTTGCTCTATTTCCAGATCTGGCCCGGCAGCGTTGCGCTTTTTGCAATCCCGGGTTTTCTTCTGATAACGCTTAACGGTGCGCTGGCGGGTATGTATCTCGGTATGATGTCTGCACGCTTCCGGGATATTCCCCAGATCATCGGAAGCGTGATTCAGATCGTTTTTTTTATTACACCGATCATGTGGAAGCCTGAATTGCTCGGTCAGAATTCAGGACTCATCATTTTTAATCCGTTCTTTCATCTCGTCGAGATCGTGCGGGCGCCTTTGCTCGGATATATGGCGTCGCCGCTGAACTATGCGGCGGTAGGGCTGATCACGATCGTCAACGGCCTTCTGGCTGCGGGTTTCTTTATTCGTTTCCGCGCGCGTATCTCATACTGGATTTGA